One window of the Ideonella sp. WA131b genome contains the following:
- the pcaF gene encoding 3-oxoadipyl-CoA thiolase — MSHAFICDAQRTPFGRYGGALSSVRTDDLGAIPLRALLARHPELDPAAIDEVIYGNANQAGEDNRNVARMAALLAGLPVSVPGATINRLCGSGLDAVGTAARAIRAGEAQLMVAGGVESMSRAPFVMPKADSAFSRQAQIFDTTIGWRFVNPAMKAAHGVDAMPETAENVAVQFGIEREAQDRFALASQSKAVAAQQRGFFDAEICPVTVPAKKGDAVVVSRDEHPRETSLEALAKLKGVVRPDGSVTAGNASGVNDGAAAVLLASEAAARRFGLVPRARVVAMATVGVAPRIMGIGPLPATQKVLAMAGLQLAQIDVIELNEAFAAQGLAVTRGLGLADDDARVNPNGGAIALGHPLGASGARLVATAVNQLQARGGRYALCTMCVGVGQGIALVLERV, encoded by the coding sequence ATGAGCCACGCCTTCATCTGCGATGCCCAGCGCACGCCCTTCGGCCGCTACGGCGGCGCGCTCAGCTCCGTGCGCACCGACGACCTCGGCGCCATCCCGCTGAGGGCGCTGCTCGCGCGCCACCCCGAGCTTGACCCGGCGGCCATCGACGAGGTGATCTACGGCAACGCCAACCAGGCCGGCGAAGACAACCGCAACGTCGCCCGCATGGCCGCGCTGCTGGCCGGGCTGCCGGTGAGCGTGCCCGGCGCCACCATCAACCGCTTGTGCGGCAGCGGGCTCGACGCCGTGGGCACGGCCGCACGCGCCATCCGCGCCGGCGAGGCGCAGCTGATGGTGGCTGGCGGCGTGGAAAGCATGAGCCGCGCGCCCTTTGTCATGCCCAAGGCCGACAGTGCCTTCAGCCGGCAGGCGCAGATCTTCGACACCACCATCGGCTGGCGCTTCGTCAACCCGGCCATGAAGGCGGCGCACGGTGTCGACGCCATGCCCGAGACGGCCGAGAACGTGGCGGTGCAGTTCGGCATCGAGCGCGAGGCGCAGGACCGCTTCGCGCTGGCCAGCCAAAGCAAGGCCGTGGCGGCGCAGCAGCGTGGCTTCTTCGATGCCGAGATCTGCCCGGTCACCGTGCCTGCGAAGAAGGGCGACGCAGTGGTCGTGAGCCGCGACGAGCATCCGCGCGAAACCAGCCTCGAGGCGCTGGCCAAGCTCAAGGGCGTGGTGCGGCCCGATGGCAGCGTGACGGCCGGCAACGCCAGCGGCGTGAACGACGGCGCTGCCGCCGTGCTGCTGGCCAGCGAGGCCGCCGCGCGCCGTTTCGGCCTCGTGCCGCGGGCGCGCGTGGTGGCCATGGCCACCGTGGGCGTGGCGCCGCGCATCATGGGCATCGGCCCGCTGCCGGCCACGCAGAAGGTGCTGGCGATGGCCGGCCTGCAGCTGGCGCAGATCGACGTGATCGAACTCAACGAGGCCTTCGCGGCGCAGGGCCTGGCCGTCACGCGCGGCCTCGGCCTGGCCGACGACGACGCCCGCGTCAACCCCAACGGCGGCGCCATCGCGCTGGGCCACCCACTCGGCGCCAGCGGCGCGCGGCTCGTGGCCACGGCGGTGAACCAGCTGCAGGCCCGCGGCGGCCGCTACGCGCTGTGCACCATGTGCGTGGGCGTGGGCCAGGGCATCGCGCTGGTGCTCGAACGTGTCTGA
- a CDS encoding dihydrofolate reductase codes for MSEIVLVAAVAANGVIGRDNGLVFRHPADARHFRDTTMGAPVIMGRKTWESLPARFRPLPGRRNLVVTRQPGYAAEGAETAASLDAALALAQGARRVFVIGGGELYAQVLPRAAELVLTEVQAELDGDVRFPAIDPTQWIEVRRAQPALEPSPTPAFSFVTYHRR; via the coding sequence GTGTCTGAGATCGTCCTGGTGGCGGCCGTCGCCGCCAACGGTGTGATCGGCCGCGACAACGGCCTCGTGTTCCGCCACCCGGCCGACGCGAGGCACTTCCGCGACACGACGATGGGCGCCCCGGTGATCATGGGCCGCAAGACCTGGGAGTCGCTGCCGGCGCGCTTTCGGCCGCTGCCGGGGCGGCGCAACCTGGTCGTCACGCGGCAGCCGGGCTACGCGGCCGAGGGCGCCGAGACGGCCGCCAGCCTGGACGCCGCGCTGGCGCTGGCACAAGGCGCGCGGCGGGTCTTTGTCATCGGCGGCGGCGAGCTGTACGCGCAGGTGCTGCCGCGCGCGGCCGAACTGGTGCTCACCGAGGTGCAGGCCGAGCTCGACGGCGACGTGCGCTTCCCGGCCATCGACCCGACGCAGTGGATCGAGGTGCGCCGCGCGCAGCCGGCGCTGGAACCCTCTCCCACGCCCGCTTTCAGCTTCGTGACCTACCACCGCCGTTGA
- a CDS encoding protein kinase produces MTSIAPPSPLAALAAEWPRLEALLDQALDLPSPDRSAWLQSLPAEDLPLRDSLAGLLALRARLETSDLLGTLPRLVPAAAAQTGSEPQPGAVIGPWRLLRELGEGGMGSVWLAEHADGQLRRPVALKLPRLTWVRGLAERMARERDILATLEHPNIARLYDAGVDAQGRPWLALEYVQGQTLDAHARTHRLTLRERVGLLLQVCDAVVYAHGRLVIHRDLKPANILVTDDGRVKLLDFGIARLAEPNGQAGQGPAEPTLVAFTPAYASPEQLRREPLGTASDVYSLGVVAHELLCGRRPFDDRPEAGGERRRSRLADDPPRPSAGVFDEAGAAERGLRPAAWRRALAGDLDAVLMQALAHEPGRRHGSVLALSDDLRRWTEGHPVRARRPSAGYVLARFVLRHRAAVTAGAMAIVALVATGLAAVAQGLQARQEAQRAQAASAFLVGLFERANPDLRGGRDVGARELLEQGEATIATLPPAAQAEVLQTVSRLWMNYGDLARAEGALQRLAALAATRSDGAVQAQALVAQARVTVLDERPLDAQHLLDEAERAQPAARWSDALRALADEQRGWIALAASRPADALAPFGRAAEPGRPLEQRLRALQGRATSLALLHQFDDAHADHEQLRALAEHDPASTPRVRADTLLALAGAYFMSARFAQGRDVTEAALAAARSLYGDSPRAQLRLREWWLRYALMLGRPEQAAAWLRAAALVEDDLRSAGQELPVYWHLLTARVWAHVGDGAASDAAVAAAVRAQAGLPPQGAEAATELAAAVALARATPPWRWGARRRCPPCWPRWATATPLDGTCCAAWHWLAWASGRRPSPPWPRPWLRSLRARPLGCWRA; encoded by the coding sequence ATGACCTCGATCGCCCCCCCTTCCCCGCTGGCCGCCCTGGCGGCCGAGTGGCCGCGCCTGGAGGCGCTGCTCGACCAAGCGCTGGACCTGCCGAGCCCGGACCGCAGCGCGTGGCTGCAGTCGCTGCCGGCCGAGGACCTGCCGCTGCGCGACTCGCTCGCGGGGCTGCTGGCGTTGCGGGCCCGCCTGGAGACGAGCGACCTGCTGGGCACGCTGCCCCGGCTGGTGCCTGCGGCGGCGGCGCAGACCGGATCCGAACCCCAACCCGGCGCCGTGATCGGCCCTTGGCGGTTGCTGCGCGAGCTGGGCGAAGGCGGCATGGGCAGTGTGTGGCTGGCCGAGCACGCGGACGGGCAGCTGCGGCGCCCGGTGGCGCTGAAGCTGCCGCGCCTGACCTGGGTGCGCGGCCTGGCCGAGCGCATGGCGCGCGAGCGAGACATTCTGGCCACGCTGGAACACCCGAACATCGCGCGGCTGTACGACGCCGGCGTGGACGCGCAGGGCCGGCCCTGGCTGGCGCTGGAGTACGTGCAGGGCCAGACGCTGGACGCCCATGCCCGGACGCACCGGCTGACGCTGCGCGAGCGCGTGGGGCTGCTGTTGCAGGTGTGCGACGCGGTGGTCTACGCCCATGGCCGGCTCGTCATCCACCGCGACCTCAAGCCTGCAAACATCCTCGTCACCGACGACGGCCGCGTGAAGCTGCTGGACTTCGGCATCGCCCGCTTGGCCGAGCCCAATGGCCAGGCGGGCCAGGGCCCGGCCGAGCCCACGCTGGTGGCCTTCACGCCCGCCTACGCCAGCCCCGAGCAACTGCGCCGCGAGCCCCTGGGCACGGCCAGCGATGTGTACTCGCTGGGCGTGGTGGCGCACGAGCTGCTGTGTGGCCGGCGTCCCTTCGACGACCGCCCCGAAGCCGGTGGCGAACGCCGGCGCAGCCGCCTTGCCGACGACCCGCCGCGCCCCAGCGCGGGCGTGTTCGACGAAGCCGGTGCGGCCGAGCGTGGCCTGCGGCCGGCGGCCTGGCGCCGCGCCCTGGCCGGCGACCTCGATGCCGTGCTGATGCAGGCGCTGGCGCACGAGCCGGGGCGCCGCCATGGGTCGGTGCTGGCCCTGAGCGACGACCTCCGGCGCTGGACCGAAGGCCACCCCGTGCGCGCGCGCCGGCCCAGTGCGGGCTACGTGCTGGCGCGTTTCGTCCTGCGCCACCGCGCGGCCGTGACCGCTGGGGCGATGGCGATCGTGGCGCTGGTCGCCACGGGGCTGGCGGCCGTGGCCCAGGGCCTGCAGGCGCGCCAGGAGGCGCAGCGCGCCCAGGCGGCCAGCGCCTTCCTGGTGGGCCTGTTCGAGCGCGCCAACCCCGACCTCCGCGGCGGCCGTGATGTCGGCGCACGCGAACTGCTCGAGCAGGGCGAGGCCACCATCGCCACGCTGCCGCCAGCCGCCCAGGCCGAGGTGCTGCAGACCGTCTCGCGCCTGTGGATGAACTACGGCGATCTGGCTCGGGCCGAAGGCGCGCTGCAGCGTCTGGCGGCGCTGGCCGCGACCCGCAGCGACGGTGCCGTGCAGGCGCAGGCCCTGGTGGCACAGGCGCGCGTGACGGTGCTCGATGAGCGCCCACTCGACGCACAGCATCTGCTGGACGAGGCCGAGCGCGCCCAGCCCGCGGCGCGCTGGAGCGACGCGCTGCGTGCGCTGGCCGACGAGCAGCGCGGCTGGATCGCGCTGGCCGCCTCGCGGCCGGCCGACGCGCTGGCCCCTTTCGGCCGCGCCGCCGAGCCCGGGCGGCCGCTGGAGCAGCGGCTGCGCGCCCTTCAAGGACGTGCCACCAGCCTGGCCCTGCTGCACCAGTTCGACGACGCGCATGCCGACCACGAGCAACTGCGCGCCCTGGCCGAGCACGACCCCGCCAGCACCCCGCGCGTGCGCGCGGACACGCTGCTGGCCCTGGCCGGGGCCTACTTCATGTCGGCCCGCTTCGCCCAGGGCCGCGATGTGACCGAGGCGGCGCTGGCCGCCGCGCGCAGCCTGTACGGCGACAGCCCCCGCGCCCAGCTGCGCCTGCGCGAGTGGTGGCTGCGCTACGCACTGATGCTCGGCCGGCCCGAGCAGGCGGCAGCCTGGCTGCGCGCGGCCGCCCTGGTCGAGGACGACCTGCGCAGCGCCGGACAGGAACTGCCGGTCTATTGGCATCTGCTGACAGCCCGGGTGTGGGCCCACGTTGGCGACGGCGCGGCGTCCGACGCGGCCGTGGCCGCGGCCGTGCGCGCCCAAGCGGGGCTGCCGCCGCAAGGCGCCGAGGCGGCCACCGAACTGGCCGCGGCCGTGGCTCTGGCGCGCGCGACGCCGCCCTGGCGCTGGGGCGCCCGGCGGCGGTGCCCGCCCTGCTGGCCCCGGTGGGCGACGGCGACGCCGCTCGACGGGACCTGCTGCGCGGCGTGGCACTGGCTCGCCTGGGCCAGCGGGCGGCGGCCGAGTCCGCCCTGGCCGCGGCCGTGGCTGCGGAGCCTGCGCGCGCGCCCTCTGGGATGCTGGCGCGCCTGA
- the xth gene encoding exodeoxyribonuclease III, with protein MKLATWNVNSLAVRLPQLLDWLAANPVDALVLQETKLTDDKFPVAELQAAGYAVAFHGQKTYNGVALLSRGEAAAGVRKNIPGFADEQARVITGTVGGVRLIGAYFPNGQAPDSDKFVYKMAWLDALRGFVQAELAAHPRLVLMGDFNIAPEDRDAWDPVALAGTIHLTPEERAHFQALLGLGLVDAFRLFEQPPKSYSWWDYRMLAFRKNQGLRIDHILVSDALRPAVRACTIDRLPRKNERPSDHAPVVVELAG; from the coding sequence ATGAAACTCGCCACCTGGAACGTCAACTCGCTGGCCGTGCGCCTGCCGCAACTGCTGGATTGGCTGGCCGCCAACCCTGTCGACGCGCTGGTGCTGCAGGAAACCAAGCTCACCGACGACAAGTTCCCCGTCGCCGAGCTGCAGGCCGCCGGCTACGCCGTGGCCTTTCATGGCCAGAAGACCTACAACGGCGTGGCCCTGCTCAGCCGCGGCGAGGCGGCGGCAGGCGTGCGGAAGAACATCCCCGGCTTTGCCGACGAGCAGGCGCGCGTCATCACGGGCACGGTCGGCGGCGTGCGCTTGATCGGCGCCTACTTCCCCAACGGCCAGGCCCCCGACAGCGACAAGTTCGTCTACAAGATGGCCTGGCTCGATGCCTTGCGCGGTTTCGTGCAGGCCGAGCTGGCGGCGCACCCGCGGCTCGTGCTGATGGGCGACTTCAACATCGCGCCCGAAGACCGCGATGCCTGGGACCCCGTGGCGCTGGCCGGCACCATCCACCTCACGCCCGAGGAGCGCGCGCACTTCCAGGCGCTGCTGGGCCTGGGCCTGGTCGATGCCTTCCGGCTGTTCGAGCAGCCACCGAAGTCGTACTCGTGGTGGGACTACCGCATGCTCGCCTTCCGCAAGAACCAGGGCTTGCGCATCGATCACATCCTGGTCAGCGACGCGCTCAGGCCTGCGGTGCGGGCCTGCACCATCGACCGGCTGCCGCGCAAGAACGAGCGCCCGAGCGACCACGCGCCGGTGGTCGTCGAACTGGCCGGCTGA
- the ntrC gene encoding nitrogen regulation protein NR(I), whose translation MKPIWVVDDDQSIRFVLEKALAREQFPVRAFASPRDVLKALDDDAPQVLVSDIRMPGGSGIELLNAVKQRHPDLPVIIMTAYSDLDSAVSAFQGGAFEYLPKPFDVTAAVELIRRAVQESLRDEVGDAIPAATPEMLGQAPAMQDVFRAIGRLSQSTVTVLITGESGTGKELVARALHKHSPRGDAGSKGPFVAINTAAIPKDLLESELFGHERGAFTGAQATRRGRFEQADGGTLFLDEIGDMPFDLQTRLLRVLSDGQFYRVGGHQPLKSNVRVIAATHQNLEERVRQGVFREDLFHRLNVIRLRLPALRERREDIPMLTRTFLAKSARELGVDAKRITDEALARIASFDFPGNVRQLENLCHWLTVMAPAQVVEVKDLPPEILDGAAAPTAGLLAAGLPPGSSGLPPMPLSDAPLPAGDAHAAPAAAAHVPVPAWLAELRRDARRRLEAHEPAVWENLSQQFEAGLIQTALEITRGRRIEAAKRLGIGRNTITRKIQELGLPD comes from the coding sequence ATGAAACCCATCTGGGTGGTCGACGACGATCAATCGATCCGCTTCGTGCTCGAGAAGGCGCTGGCGCGCGAGCAGTTCCCGGTGCGGGCCTTCGCGAGCCCGCGCGACGTGCTCAAGGCCCTGGACGACGACGCCCCGCAGGTGCTGGTGAGCGACATCCGCATGCCTGGCGGCAGTGGCATCGAGCTGCTCAACGCCGTCAAGCAGCGGCATCCGGATCTGCCGGTCATCATCATGACCGCCTACTCCGACCTCGACAGCGCCGTCAGCGCCTTCCAGGGCGGAGCCTTCGAGTACCTGCCCAAGCCCTTCGACGTCACCGCTGCGGTGGAGCTGATCCGCCGCGCCGTGCAGGAGAGCCTGCGCGACGAAGTTGGCGACGCCATCCCCGCGGCGACGCCCGAGATGCTGGGTCAGGCGCCCGCCATGCAGGACGTGTTCCGGGCGATCGGGCGGCTGAGCCAGAGCACTGTCACGGTGTTGATCACCGGCGAGAGCGGCACCGGCAAGGAACTCGTGGCGCGCGCGCTGCACAAGCACAGCCCGCGGGGCGACGCCGGCAGCAAGGGGCCGTTCGTCGCCATCAACACGGCCGCCATCCCGAAGGACTTGCTGGAGAGCGAGCTCTTCGGCCACGAGCGTGGCGCCTTCACCGGTGCGCAGGCCACGCGGCGCGGGCGCTTCGAGCAGGCCGACGGCGGCACGCTGTTCCTCGACGAGATCGGCGACATGCCCTTCGACCTGCAGACGCGCCTGCTGCGTGTCCTCTCAGACGGGCAGTTCTACCGCGTCGGCGGCCACCAGCCGCTGAAGAGCAATGTGCGCGTGATCGCCGCCACGCACCAGAACCTCGAAGAGCGCGTGCGCCAGGGTGTGTTCCGCGAAGACCTGTTCCACCGCCTCAACGTCATCCGCCTGCGGCTGCCGGCGCTGCGCGAGCGCCGCGAAGACATCCCGATGCTGACGCGCACCTTCCTGGCCAAGAGCGCGCGCGAACTGGGCGTGGACGCCAAGCGCATCACCGACGAGGCGCTGGCGCGCATCGCCAGCTTCGATTTCCCAGGCAACGTGCGCCAGCTCGAGAACCTGTGCCACTGGCTCACGGTGATGGCGCCGGCGCAGGTGGTGGAGGTGAAGGACCTGCCGCCGGAGATTCTGGACGGTGCCGCGGCGCCCACGGCCGGCCTGCTTGCCGCGGGCCTGCCACCCGGCAGCTCGGGCCTGCCACCGATGCCGCTGTCCGATGCCCCGCTGCCGGCGGGCGACGCCCACGCCGCGCCCGCCGCGGCGGCGCACGTGCCCGTGCCCGCCTGGCTGGCCGAACTGCGGCGCGATGCGCGGCGCCGGCTCGAGGCCCACGAGCCCGCGGTCTGGGAGAACCTGTCGCAGCAATTCGAGGCCGGCCTCATCCAGACGGCGCTGGAGATCACCCGCGGCCGCCGCATCGAAGCGGCTAAGCGCCTGGGCATCGGCCGCAACACCATCACGCGCAAGATCCAGGAGCTCGGGCTCCCGGATTGA